The genomic segment CTTCAACGGGCAATCCGCCTATCTATATAGATATAGGCATGGCCGGTTGCCTTTCTTCCCCTTTGCAATTCGAAGTCGATACACATCATGGGATCTCCCGAACTGAACGCCGCCTCCACCTCCACCGAGGCACCCTGGATGACCGAAGACCTGATCCTGTTCCGGGATACGGTGCGGCGCTTTGTCGAGCGCGAGCTGGCGCCGAATGAGTCGCGCTGGGCCGAACAGGGCTACGTCGACCGCGACGTCTGGCGCCGCGCCGGCCAGATCGGCCTGCTGTGCGCGAGCATTCCCGAGGAATTCGGCGGCGGTGGCGGCAGCTTCGCCCATGAGGCCGTGATCACGCAGGAAATGGCGCGCGGCATCTGCGCGAGCCTGGGCAACAACGTGCATAGCGGCATCGTGGCCCACTACTTGCTGAACTACGGCACTCAGGCGCAGAAGGAGAAATGGCTGCCGCTGATGGCCAGCGGCGAAATGGTGGCGGCGATCGCCATGTCGGAACCGGGCGCCGGCTCCGACCTGAAATCGATACGCACCCGCGCGGTGCGCGAGCAGACCGCAAACGGTGAGTGCTATCGCATCAACGGTGCAAAGACCTTCATTACCAACGGGTATCACGCCGACCTGGTCTGCCTGGTCGCCAAGACCGATCCGGACGCCGGTTCGCGCGGGGTATCGCTGATCATGGTGGAAACCCGG from the Cupriavidus sp. WKF15 genome contains:
- a CDS encoding acyl-CoA dehydrogenase family protein — protein: MGSPELNAASTSTEAPWMTEDLILFRDTVRRFVERELAPNESRWAEQGYVDRDVWRRAGQIGLLCASIPEEFGGGGGSFAHEAVITQEMARGICASLGNNVHSGIVAHYLLNYGTQAQKEKWLPLMASGEMVAAIAMSEPGAGSDLKSIRTRAVREQTANGECYRINGAKTFITNGYHADLVCLVAKTDPDAGSRGVSLIMVETRDLPGFRRGRILEKIGQKGQDTAELFFDDVRVPCENLLGEQEGQGFYQLMQQLPQERMIIALGSVASMQRAIELTTEYVRERKVFGQPLLDLQNTRFKLAECKTNATIAATFVNDCMTRLMAGKLDAATAAMAKWWCTQRNCEIIDECLQLHGGYGYMLEYPIARMYANARVGKIYGGSNEIMKELVARTL